The Roseibaca calidilacus genome has a window encoding:
- a CDS encoding Lrp/AsnC family transcriptional regulator: MSGDLDDLDRRILAELQRDASQSLDEIARKTGSSKTPVWNRIRKLRAAGVIRHYTVLLDEYALGLEACFFVLVRTASHEAAWQAAFLDAVRARPEVMEAHRLAGDIDYILKVKVANARAYDRFYQSLIADVSIFNVTALLSMEEIKFTTEIPPEQMKA, from the coding sequence ATGTCCGGAGATCTGGACGATCTGGACCGCCGCATCTTGGCGGAGTTGCAACGCGATGCCAGCCAGTCGCTGGACGAGATTGCACGCAAGACCGGGTCCAGCAAGACGCCGGTTTGGAACCGAATCCGCAAACTGCGCGCGGCGGGGGTTATCCGGCATTATACCGTGTTGCTGGATGAATATGCGCTGGGGCTGGAAGCTTGTTTCTTCGTGCTGGTGCGCACCGCCTCGCACGAAGCCGCGTGGCAAGCCGCGTTTTTGGATGCCGTGCGCGCCCGGCCCGAGGTGATGGAAGCGCACCGGCTGGCGGGTGATATCGACTATATCCTGAAGGTGAAGGTCGCCAATGCGCGCGCTTATGACCGATTTTACCAATCGCTGATCGCGGATGTCAGTATTTTCAATGTTACCGCGCTGTTGTCGATGGAAGAAATCAAGTTCACCACCGAAATTCCACCCGAACAGATGAAGGCCTGA
- a CDS encoding heavy metal translocating P-type ATPase, whose translation MNTQAAPNGRYTELGFEVEKISCAGCVGRAEKALAAVPGVVAARVNLATHRAEVTARPEAGLTDLQTALRRAGYPMRVHTLEFDVGNMSCGSCIARVEQALAMQPGVLRASANLTSGRVQADVLDPAASAELARALTSAGHPAQPVADTATPDPTERQAVEARALAQRFWLALVLTLPVFVVEMGGHLVPPFHHWLVQTIGQTPLWLGQFLLATAVLIGPGRGFYTAGLPALMRAAPDMNSLVAIGTLAAWGYSTVALFAPALLPESAQAVYFEAAAVIVTLILLGRWLEARARGRTGAAIARLVGLQPRHARKLVDGQETKVTLDNIAPGDTLRLRPGERLAADGTLLSDHALLDESMITGEPLPAAKDHSAKLVGGTVNAGDAFDMRVTVTGGQTVLSQIIRMVERAQGAKLPVQALVDKVTLYFVPTVMAVAALTVAVWLAFGAGLNLALVAGVSVLIIACPCAMGLATPTSVMVGTGRAAELGVLFRKGSALQTLERVRVVAFDKTGTLTEGRPSLSRIITTADMSQDTALALATALERDSDHPIALSLREAAETRKLDVPQTETIKSLTGLGLRGQVDGQSVLLGAARLMQAENIAIDRLAEAATDAAQQGETPFYLAVNGVAVALICVADRVRPGAAEMVASLHRKGLKVAMLSGDATATAQAVARALGIDHVMAEVMPKDKLTALQELRAAHGPVAFVGDGINDAPALAEADIGLAIGSGTDIAVEAADIVLASSQPRAVLGALDVSAQTMRNIRQNLFWAFAYNTALVPVAAGALYPATGLMLSPMLAAGAMALSSAFVLSNALRLRYIRIQGVT comes from the coding sequence GTGAACACGCAAGCCGCGCCAAACGGGCGCTACACGGAACTGGGGTTCGAGGTTGAAAAGATCAGCTGCGCAGGCTGCGTTGGCCGGGCCGAAAAGGCTCTGGCCGCCGTTCCGGGCGTGGTTGCAGCGCGGGTGAATCTGGCCACGCACCGCGCAGAGGTCACGGCCCGCCCCGAAGCCGGGTTGACTGATCTGCAAACCGCGCTGCGCCGCGCCGGCTATCCGATGCGGGTTCACACGCTGGAATTCGACGTCGGCAATATGAGCTGCGGAAGTTGCATTGCGCGGGTTGAACAGGCGCTGGCCATGCAGCCGGGGGTTCTGCGCGCCAGTGCCAACCTGACCTCCGGGCGCGTGCAGGCCGATGTGCTGGACCCCGCCGCCAGCGCGGAATTGGCGCGCGCGCTGACATCTGCGGGCCACCCCGCCCAGCCTGTGGCCGACACCGCCACCCCTGACCCGACCGAACGCCAAGCGGTCGAAGCGCGCGCGCTTGCGCAGCGCTTCTGGCTGGCCTTGGTGCTGACCCTGCCGGTTTTCGTGGTGGAAATGGGCGGGCATCTGGTGCCGCCCTTCCATCATTGGCTGGTGCAGACTATTGGGCAAACCCCGCTTTGGCTGGGGCAATTTCTGCTGGCCACGGCGGTTCTGATCGGACCGGGGCGCGGGTTCTACACTGCGGGCCTGCCTGCGCTGATGCGTGCCGCTCCGGATATGAACAGCCTTGTCGCCATCGGCACGCTGGCCGCATGGGGCTATTCCACCGTCGCGCTGTTTGCCCCTGCGCTGCTGCCAGAGAGCGCGCAAGCGGTGTATTTCGAGGCCGCCGCCGTTATCGTCACGCTGATCTTGCTGGGCCGCTGGCTGGAAGCGCGGGCGCGCGGGCGCACCGGGGCCGCCATTGCCCGGCTGGTCGGGCTGCAACCGCGCCATGCGCGCAAGCTGGTCGACGGGCAGGAAACCAAGGTAACGCTGGACAATATCGCGCCCGGCGACACGCTGCGCCTGCGGCCGGGCGAGCGGCTGGCCGCCGATGGCACCTTGCTGTCCGATCACGCCCTGCTGGATGAAAGCATGATCACCGGCGAACCCTTGCCTGCCGCCAAGGACCACAGCGCAAAGCTGGTCGGCGGCACTGTGAACGCGGGCGACGCCTTTGACATGCGCGTAACGGTCACGGGCGGGCAAACCGTGCTGTCGCAGATCATTCGCATGGTAGAGCGCGCGCAAGGCGCGAAACTGCCGGTGCAGGCGCTGGTGGACAAGGTGACCTTGTATTTCGTGCCAACCGTGATGGCTGTCGCGGCGCTGACCGTTGCGGTCTGGCTGGCCTTTGGCGCGGGGCTGAATTTGGCGCTGGTGGCAGGCGTGTCGGTTCTGATTATCGCCTGCCCCTGCGCGATGGGGCTGGCCACGCCAACATCTGTCATGGTGGGCACGGGCCGCGCCGCGGAACTGGGCGTGCTGTTTCGCAAGGGCAGCGCGCTGCAAACGCTGGAACGAGTGCGCGTGGTGGCCTTTGACAAGACCGGCACGCTGACCGAAGGGCGGCCCAGCCTGTCGCGGATCATCACCACCGCTGACATGTCGCAAGATACGGCGCTTGCCTTGGCCACTGCGCTGGAGCGCGATTCGGACCACCCGATCGCCCTTAGTCTGCGCGAGGCCGCCGAGACCCGCAAACTGGATGTGCCGCAAACCGAGACGATCAAATCACTGACTGGGCTTGGGCTGCGCGGGCAGGTTGACGGGCAATCCGTGCTGCTGGGGGCCGCACGGCTGATGCAGGCCGAAAACATCGCCATAGACCGGCTGGCCGAAGCGGCAACAGACGCCGCGCAACAGGGGGAAACCCCGTTTTATCTTGCCGTGAATGGCGTTGCGGTGGCGCTGATCTGCGTGGCGGACCGGGTTCGACCGGGCGCCGCCGAAATGGTCGCTTCACTGCACCGCAAAGGTTTGAAAGTTGCGATGCTGTCGGGCGACGCGACCGCGACCGCACAGGCCGTGGCGCGCGCTCTGGGGATCGACCATGTCATGGCAGAGGTCATGCCCAAGGACAAACTGACCGCCCTGCAAGAGCTGCGCGCGGCGCATGGGCCGGTTGCTTTCGTCGGCGACGGGATCAACGACGCCCCCGCATTGGCAGAAGCCGATATCGGTCTGGCCATCGGCAGTGGCACCGATATCGCGGTCGAGGCCGCCGATATCGTGCTGGCCTCCAGCCAGCCGCGCGCGGTGCTGGGCGCGCTGGATGTGTCGGCGCAGACCATGCGCAATATCCGCCAGAACCTGTTTTGGGCCTTTGCCTATAATACCGCGCTGGTGCCGGTTGCCGCAGGCGCGCTTTACCCCGCCACAGGGCTGATGCTGTCACCCATGCTGGCGGCGGGGGCCATGGCGCTTAGTTCCGCCTTCGTGCTGTCGAATGCATTGCGCCTGCGGTATATCCGCATTCAGGGGGTCACATGA
- a CDS encoding ferredoxin--NADP reductase: MTDQTPVAKATPTLPDAQTVTSVTHYTDRLFAFRCTRPQSLRFRSGEFVMIGLLGDNGKPLLRAYSIASPSWDEELEFYSIKVPDGPLTSRLQHIQPGDPIILRPKPVGTLVIDALLPGKRLWMLATGTGIAPFASLLRDPETWEKFEQVIVMHTCREAAELTYGRTLVEALPNDPLIGELVADKLLYYPTTTREPSAQMGRITDNMASGKVFADLGIPPLDPSIDRAMVCGSLAFNLDIKKVLEAAGLSEGANSAPAEYVVEKAFVD, from the coding sequence ATGACCGACCAGACCCCCGTTGCCAAGGCAACCCCTACCCTGCCCGATGCGCAAACCGTCACCTCGGTCACGCATTATACCGACCGGCTGTTCGCGTTTCGCTGCACCCGTCCGCAAAGCCTGCGGTTCCGCTCGGGCGAATTCGTGATGATCGGGCTTCTGGGCGACAATGGCAAACCGCTGCTGCGCGCCTATTCCATCGCCTCGCCCTCATGGGACGAAGAGTTGGAATTCTACTCCATCAAGGTGCCTGATGGTCCGCTGACCTCGCGGCTGCAACATATTCAGCCGGGCGATCCGATCATACTGCGCCCCAAACCTGTCGGCACGCTGGTCATCGACGCGCTGTTGCCCGGAAAGCGGCTGTGGATGCTGGCCACGGGTACGGGCATCGCGCCCTTTGCCTCGCTCTTGCGCGATCCCGAAACATGGGAAAAATTCGAGCAGGTCATCGTCATGCATACCTGCCGCGAGGCGGCAGAGCTAACCTATGGCCGCACCCTTGTTGAGGCCCTGCCCAATGATCCGCTGATTGGCGAGCTGGTCGCGGACAAGCTGCTTTACTACCCCACCACCACGCGCGAGCCGAGCGCGCAGATGGGCCGCATTACCGACAATATGGCCTCTGGCAAAGTCTTTGCCGATCTGGGCATCCCGCCGCTGGACCCAAGCATTGACCGCGCCATGGTCTGCGGCTCTCTGGCCTTCAATCTGGATATCAAGAAGGTGCTTGAAGCTGCGGGCCTGTCCGAAGGTGCCAATAGCGCGCCTGCGGAATATGTCGTCGAAAAGGCGTTCGTGGACTAG
- the cueR gene encoding Cu(I)-responsive transcriptional regulator, protein MNISDAGKRSGLPPKTIRFYEEIGLITPTRQANGYRDFSEEDLHKLAFLRRARALGFTTEECRQLMGLYTDKSRASADVKSLATAHLARIDAQLAELQEMRRTLAHLVSACAGDARPDCPILSDLARE, encoded by the coding sequence ATGAATATTTCCGATGCTGGCAAACGCTCTGGCCTGCCGCCCAAGACCATCCGCTTTTACGAGGAGATCGGGCTGATTACCCCCACGCGGCAGGCGAATGGCTATCGTGATTTCTCTGAGGAAGACCTGCACAAGCTGGCCTTCCTGCGCCGCGCGCGGGCCTTGGGGTTCACAACCGAAGAATGCCGCCAGTTGATGGGGCTTTACACCGACAAAAGCCGCGCCAGCGCGGATGTAAAATCGCTGGCGACGGCGCATTTGGCGCGGATCGACGCGCAATTGGCCGAATTGCAGGAAATGCGCCGGACATTGGCACATCTGGTATCGGCCTGCGCGGGCGACGCGCGGCCCGATTGCCCAATCCTGTCAGACCTTGCGCGCGAATGA
- a CDS encoding DUF1499 domain-containing protein, which yields MLKLILILLGAVALAGAVWVRIAPSDPARWHLDPRREARPATPNFHLLRMGDGDAPAPIFDLPPQQLAEAFDKIATDSGATRIAGRVADGHMTYLTRSRLMGFPDYTTVLIEPAGAGSMLTGFARARFGHSDMGANRERLERWIAALAP from the coding sequence ATGCTGAAATTGATCCTGATCCTTTTGGGCGCGGTGGCGCTTGCAGGTGCGGTATGGGTGCGCATCGCCCCAAGCGACCCGGCGCGCTGGCATCTGGACCCGCGCCGCGAAGCCCGGCCCGCGACGCCGAATTTCCACCTGCTGCGCATGGGCGATGGCGATGCCCCCGCCCCGATTTTCGATCTGCCCCCACAACAACTGGCTGAAGCCTTCGACAAGATCGCCACTGACAGCGGTGCAACCCGGATCGCCGGGCGCGTTGCCGATGGGCATATGACCTACCTGACACGGTCGCGCCTGATGGGCTTTCCCGATTATACCACGGTGCTGATCGAACCGGCGGGCGCCGGGTCCATGTTGACCGGCTTTGCCCGGGCGCGGTTCGGCCATTCCGACATGGGCGCCAACCGCGAACGACTGGAGCGCTGGATCGCCGCGCTGGCCCCATAG